A stretch of Camelina sativa cultivar DH55 chromosome 18, Cs, whole genome shotgun sequence DNA encodes these proteins:
- the LOC104762250 gene encoding protein NEN2 isoform X2, translated as MVGLTPAEDRSEIAFFDLETTIPFRPGQPYAILEFGSILVCPKKLVELRNYSILVRPANLDFITPRSVKCNGIKREDVEPAPSFADIADTVFDILHGRIWAGHNILKFDCPRIREAFAEIGRDPPVPKGTIDSLALLTQRFGRRAGDMKMATLAKYFGLGNQTHRSLDDVRMNLEVLKYCATVLFLESSLPDELIENSVTTTPETSSRRRRNIKTSPLQSPTDQKTGENSTTIPILSFVSSAEAQTDPFDMSTLKNEIAPEVLQSDFPMEEKNQQSEAVASESEGTSDQEGFFELDKISISSIRATHIPLYDGSQTMKLQLFLGDKPLQLHCPRLKVRFGINGKFMDKAGRRRLNFLVDLYPSLCSVLQECDSAAQTISVDSGSGSEWNPAVMPMKEFLNCPTARIHVPTEFNGDVDRYAAEIHQKEFSGATAIQKLISCNPKAEELESLLNRGTVLDAFLSLEPYDYQQRAGIRLVAKKLVIHQ; from the exons ATGGTTGGTCTAACTCCAGCTGAGGATCGTTCAGAGATTGCTTTCTTCGACCTCGAGACGACAATTCCGTTCCGACCTGGTCAGCCGTACGCGATTCTGGAGTTTGGATCGATCTTGGTTTGTCCAAAGAAGCTAGTTGAGCTACGAAACTACTCCATCCTGGTTCGACCTGCTAATCTCGACTTCATCACGCCTCGCTCGGTTAAGTGCAACGGTATCAAACGTGAAGACGTCGAGCCAGCTCCTAGTTTTGCAGATATAGCTGACACTGTCTTCGATATTCTCCATG GAAGGATATGGGCTGGTCACAATATATTGAAGTTCGATTGTCCAAGGATAAGAGAAGCATTTGCTGAGATTGGACGAGATCCACCTGTGCCAAAAGGCACCATTGACTCGTTAGCTTTGCTTACTCAAAGGTTTGGGAGGAGAGCTGGTGATATGAAG ATGGCGACTTTGGCTAAATACTTTGGACTTGGCAACCAGACGCATAG GAGTCTGGACGAtgtcaggatgaatttggaggtTCTCAAGTATTGTGCTACTGTTTTGTTCTTG GAATCAAGCCTTCCAGATGAACTTATAGAGAACTCGGTTACTACTACTCCAGAAACAAGTTCAAGAAGGCGTAGGAATATCAAAACATCTCCTCTTCAATCTCCCACTGATCAGAAGACAGGAGAAAACAGTACAACTATACCTATTTTATCATTTGTTTCATCCGCAGAAGCTCAAACGGATCCGTTTGATATGAGCACTTTGAAAAACGAAATAGCGCCAGAGGTTCTTCAATCAGATTTTCCcatggaagaaaaaaatcagcAGTCTGAGGCTGTTGCCTCTGAGTCTGAGGGTACCAGTGACCAGGAAGGATTCTTTGAGCTAGATAAAATATCTATTTCAAGTATCAGAGCTACTCATATCCCATTATATGATGGGAGCCAAACAATGAAGCTACAGCTCTTCCTTGGGGACAAACCCCTTCAGCTCCATTGTCCTCGTCTGAAAGTACGGTTTGGAATTAATGGGAAATTTATGGACAAAGCTGGGAGACGGAGGCTGAACTTTTTAGTTGATCTGTATCCCAGTCTCTGCAGTGTACTGCAAGAATGTGACAGTGCTGCACAAACAATATCTGTTGATTCAGGCAGTGGTTCTGAGTGGAACCCAGCGGTCATGCCAATGAAAGAATTTCTGAACTGTCCTACCGCAAGGATACA TGTACCCACAGAGTTTAATGGGGATGTAGACCGGTATGCAGCTGAGATACACCAGAAAGAGTTCTCTGGAGCTACCGCTATTCAGAAACTCATTTCTTGCAACCCGAAGGCTGAGGAGCTTGAGTCTTTGTTGAATCGTGGAACCGTTCTGGACGCTTTCTTGTCTCTGGAGCCATACGATTATCAGCAGAGAGCTGGAATCCGTTTAGTTGCCAAAAAGCTAGTTATACATCAGTAA
- the LOC104762250 gene encoding protein NEN2 isoform X1 — protein sequence MVGLTPAEDRSEIAFFDLETTIPFRPGQPYAILEFGSILVCPKKLVELRNYSILVRPANLDFITPRSVKCNGIKREDVEPAPSFADIADTVFDILHGRIWAGHNILKFDCPRIREAFAEIGRDPPVPKGTIDSLALLTQRFGRRAGDMKMATLAKYFGLGNQTHRSLDDVRMNLEVLKYCATVLFLESSLPDELIENSVTTTPETSSRRRRNIKTSPLQSPTDQKTGENSTTIPILSFVSSAEAQTDPFDMSTLKNEIAPEVLQSDFPMEEKNQQSEAVASESEGTSDQEGFFELDKISISSIRATHIPLYDGSQTMKLQLFLGDKPLQLHCPRLKVRFGINGKFMDKAGRRRLNFLVDLYPSLCSVLQECDSAAQTISVDSGSGSEWNPAVMPMKEFLNCPTARIHVPTEFNGDVDRYAAEIHQKEFSGATAIQKLISCNPKAEELESLLNRGTVLDAFLSLEPYDYQQRAGIRLVAKKLVIHQ from the exons ATG GTTGGTCTAACTCCAGCTGAGGATCGTTCAGAGATTGCTTTCTTCGACCTCGAGACGACAATTCCGTTCCGACCTGGTCAGCCGTACGCGATTCTGGAGTTTGGATCGATCTTGGTTTGTCCAAAGAAGCTAGTTGAGCTACGAAACTACTCCATCCTGGTTCGACCTGCTAATCTCGACTTCATCACGCCTCGCTCGGTTAAGTGCAACGGTATCAAACGTGAAGACGTCGAGCCAGCTCCTAGTTTTGCAGATATAGCTGACACTGTCTTCGATATTCTCCATG GAAGGATATGGGCTGGTCACAATATATTGAAGTTCGATTGTCCAAGGATAAGAGAAGCATTTGCTGAGATTGGACGAGATCCACCTGTGCCAAAAGGCACCATTGACTCGTTAGCTTTGCTTACTCAAAGGTTTGGGAGGAGAGCTGGTGATATGAAG ATGGCGACTTTGGCTAAATACTTTGGACTTGGCAACCAGACGCATAG GAGTCTGGACGAtgtcaggatgaatttggaggtTCTCAAGTATTGTGCTACTGTTTTGTTCTTG GAATCAAGCCTTCCAGATGAACTTATAGAGAACTCGGTTACTACTACTCCAGAAACAAGTTCAAGAAGGCGTAGGAATATCAAAACATCTCCTCTTCAATCTCCCACTGATCAGAAGACAGGAGAAAACAGTACAACTATACCTATTTTATCATTTGTTTCATCCGCAGAAGCTCAAACGGATCCGTTTGATATGAGCACTTTGAAAAACGAAATAGCGCCAGAGGTTCTTCAATCAGATTTTCCcatggaagaaaaaaatcagcAGTCTGAGGCTGTTGCCTCTGAGTCTGAGGGTACCAGTGACCAGGAAGGATTCTTTGAGCTAGATAAAATATCTATTTCAAGTATCAGAGCTACTCATATCCCATTATATGATGGGAGCCAAACAATGAAGCTACAGCTCTTCCTTGGGGACAAACCCCTTCAGCTCCATTGTCCTCGTCTGAAAGTACGGTTTGGAATTAATGGGAAATTTATGGACAAAGCTGGGAGACGGAGGCTGAACTTTTTAGTTGATCTGTATCCCAGTCTCTGCAGTGTACTGCAAGAATGTGACAGTGCTGCACAAACAATATCTGTTGATTCAGGCAGTGGTTCTGAGTGGAACCCAGCGGTCATGCCAATGAAAGAATTTCTGAACTGTCCTACCGCAAGGATACA TGTACCCACAGAGTTTAATGGGGATGTAGACCGGTATGCAGCTGAGATACACCAGAAAGAGTTCTCTGGAGCTACCGCTATTCAGAAACTCATTTCTTGCAACCCGAAGGCTGAGGAGCTTGAGTCTTTGTTGAATCGTGGAACCGTTCTGGACGCTTTCTTGTCTCTGGAGCCATACGATTATCAGCAGAGAGCTGGAATCCGTTTAGTTGCCAAAAAGCTAGTTATACATCAGTAA
- the LOC104762252 gene encoding ribulose-phosphate 3-epimerase, chloroplastic-like, with protein MSSSAASLCCSSTQVNGFGLRPERSLLYQPTSFSFSRRRTHGIVKASARVDKFSKSDIIVSPSILSANFAKLGEQVKAVELAGCDWIHVDVMDGRFVPNITIGPLVVDALRPVTDLPLDVHLMIVEPEQRVPDFIKAGADIVSVHCEQQSTIHLHRTVNQIKSLGAKAGVVLNPGTPLSAIEYVLDVVDLVLIMSVNPGFGGQSFIESQVKKISDLRKMCAEKGVNPWIEVDGGVTPKNAYKVIEAGANALVAGSAVFGAKDYAEAIKGIKASKRPEAVAV; from the exons ATGTCGAGCTCAGCCGCTTCCTTGTGTTGTTCATCAACTCAGGTCAATGGGTTTGGTCTTAGGCCTGAAAGGTCCCTTCTTTACCAACCcacttccttttctttctccag AAGGAGAACTCATGGAATTGTCAAGGCTTCAGCTCGGGTTGATAAGTTTTCCAAAAGCGATATCATTGTTTCTCCCTCAATTCTCTCGGCTAACTTCGCCAAATTAGGCGAGCAG GTAAAAGCAGTGGAGTTGGCAGGCTGTGATTGGATTCATGTTGATGTGATGGACGGTCGTTTTGTTCCCAACATTACAATTGGACCTCTCGTGGTTGATGCTTTGCGTCCTGTGACAGATCTCCCGTTGGATGTTCATCTT ATGATTGTTGAACCTGAGCAGAGAGTTCCGGATTTCATCAAAGCAGGTGCTGATATAGTCAGTGTGCATTGTGAACAGCAATCAACCATCCATTTGCATCGTACCGTCAATCAA ATCAAAAGCCTAGGGGCTAAAGCTGGAGTTGTCCTAAACCCTGGAACCCCATTGAGTGCAATAGAATATGTTTTGGATG TGGTGGATCTGGTCTTGATAATGTCGGTCAACCCCGGGTTTGGTGGACAGAGCTTTATCGAAAGCCAAGTAAAGAAAATCTCGGACTTGAGAAAAATGTGTGCAGAGAAG GGAGTAAACCCATGGATTGAAGTTGATGGTGGTGTCACTCCAAAGAATGCATACAAG GTTATTGAGGCTGGAGCAAATGCTCTAGTAGCTGGATCAGCTGTATTTGGAGCTAAGGACTACGCAGAAG CTATAAAGGGAATTAAGGCAAGCAAGAGGCCAGAAGCTGTAGCTGTGTAA
- the LOC109130590 gene encoding glycine-rich RNA-binding protein GRP1A-like: MSGKGSSSGGDGGKSGGGSGNGGGGKSGGGGGNMVAPGTKGGAYISRGGFESNPQGYFSNLHGSGQSKK; encoded by the coding sequence ATGAGTGGAAAAGGCAGCAGCAGCGGTGGAGATGGAGGAAAGAGCGGTGGCGGTAGTGGAAACGGTGGAGGAGGTAAaagcggtggaggaggaggtaaCATGGTCGCACCAGGGACAAAGGGAGGTGCATACATCTCAAGAGGTGGATTTGAGAGTAACCCTCAAGGTTACTTTAGTAATCTGCATGGTAGTGGACAGAGCAAGAAGTGA
- the LOC104762254 gene encoding transcription factor MYB28 — MKFTHYWSYIYRKKMSRKPCCVGEGLKKGAWTTEEDKKLISYIHDHGEGGWRDIPQKAGLKRCGKSCRLRWTNYLKPEIKRGEFSSEEEQIIIMLHASRGNKWSVIARHLPRRTDNEIKNYWNTHLKKRLVEQGIDPVTHKPLASNSNPTVHENLNTLNASSPDNQYSRSSSMPSLSPPLSGCNMVSEVTELSSNDGTPIQGGGSLSCKKNFKKSSSTSRLLNKVAAKATSIKDILSASVEGSLSATTISHASFFNGFSEQIRSEEDSSNASLTNLAEFDPFSQSSLYPEHEINATSDLDMGQDYDFSHFLEKLGVGNHDEENNMNVEYNHDILMSDVSQEVSSTSVDDQDNMVGNFEGWSNYLLDHANFMYDTDSDSLEKHFI, encoded by the exons ATGAAATTTACCCATTATTGGTCATATATATATCGGAAAAAAATGTCAAGAAAGCCATGTTGTGTCGGAGAAGGGCTCAAGAAAGGGGCGTGGACCACCGAGGAGGATAAGAAACTCATATCCTACATCCACGACCACGGAGAAGGAGGCTGGCGCGACATTCCCCAAAAAGCTG GCTTGAAACGGTGTGGAAAGAGCTGTAGACTGCGATGGACCAATTACCTTAAACCTGAGATCAAACGAGGCGAGTTTAGTTCAGAAGAAGAGCAGATTATCATCATGCTTCATGCTTCTCGAGGCAACAA GTGGTCGGTCATAGCGAGACATTTACCTAGAAGAACGGACAACGAGATCAAGAACTATTGGAACACCCATCTCAAAAAACGTTTGGTTGAGCAGGGTATTGATCCCGTGACTCACAAGCCACTAGCTTCTAATTCCAACCCAACGGTTCATGAGAATTTGAATACCCTAAATGCCTCTAGTCCCGACAACCAATACTCACGGTCGAGCTCAATGCCTTCTCTGTCTCCACCTCTATCCGGTTGCAACATGGTTTCCGAGGTGACTGAGTTAAGCAGCAATGATGGAACACCAATTCAAGGCGGCGGTTCCTTGAGTTGCAagaaaaatttcaagaaatcgAGTTCTACATCAAGGCTATTGAACAAAGTTGCAGCTAAGGCCACTTCCATTAAGGATATTTTGTCGGCTTCCGTGGAAGGTAGCTTAAGTGCTACTACAATATCACATGCAAGCTTTTTCAATGGCTTCTCTGAACAGATCCGCAGTGAAGAGGATAGTTCTAATGCATCCCTGACAAATCTCGCTGAATTTGATCCCTTCTCCCAATCATCATTGTACCCTGAGCATGAGATCAATGCTACTTCTGATCTGGACATGGGCCAGGATTATGATTTCTCACATTTTCTCGAAAAACTTGGGGTTGGTAACCACGATGAGGAGAACAATATGAATGTCGAGTACAACCATGATATCCTTATGTCCGATGTTTCCCAAGAAGTCTCATCAACTAGCGTTGACGATCAAGACAACATGGTAGGAAACTTCGAGGGGTGGTCAAATTATCTTCTTGACCATGCCAATTTTATGTATGACACCGACTCAGATTCCCTCGAAAAGCATTTCATATGA
- the LOC104762257 gene encoding NAC domain-containing protein 100-like, with product METFCGFQKEEEQMDLPPGFRFHPTDEELITHYLHKKVLDISFSAKAIGEVDLNKSEPWELPWMAKIGEKEWYFFCVRDRKYPTGLRTNRATEAGYWKATGKDKEIYRGKSLVGMKKTLVFYRGRAPKGQKTNWVMHEYRLEGKFSAHNLPKTAKNEWVICRVFQKSAGGKKIPISSLIRIGSLGTDFNPTLLPSLTDSSPYNDKTKTEPVYVPCFSNQTDQNQGTTTLNCFSSPALNSIQADIFRRIPLYQTQSLQVSTNLLHSPILAQEHSVLHAMIENNRRQSHKTMSVSQETGVSTDMNTDISSDFEFGKRRFYPQEDPSSSTGPVDLEPFWNY from the exons ATGGAGACTTTTTGTGGGTTTCAGAAGGAGGAAGAGCAGATGGATTTACCTCCAGGGTTCAGATTTCATCCAACAGATGAAGAACTCATAACTCACTATCTCCAtaagaaggttcttgacatcaGCTTCTCAGCTAAAGCTATTGGTGAAGTTGATTTAAACAAATCGGAGCCATGGGAGTTACCAT GGATGGCTAAAATTGGTGAGAAAGAATGGTATTTTTTCTGTGTGAGAGACAGAAAGTATCCGACCGGTTTAAGGACTAACCGAGCAACTGAAGCCGGTTATTGGAAGGCGACCGGGAAGGACAAGGAGATATACCGAGGCAAATCGCTTGTTGGGATGAAGAAGACACTTGTTTTCTATAGAGGAAGAGCTCCCAAAGGTCAGAAAACCAACTGGGTGATGCATGAGTACAGGCTTGAAGGAAAATTCTCAGCCCATAACCTGCCTAAAACCGCAAAG AATGAATGGGTGATTTGTAGGGTTTTTCAGAAGAGTGCAGGAGGGAAGAAGATCCCTATTTCAAGTCTAATCCGAATCGGTTCCCTTGGAACTGACTTTAACCCTACGCTTTTGCCCTCTTTAACCGATTCTTCGCCTTACAACgataaaaccaaaacagaaccTGTCTACGTGCCCTGCTTCTCCAACCAAACGGATCAAAACCAAGGAACCACAACACTCAATTGCTTCAGTAGCCCTGCTCTTAACTCGATCCAAGCCGACATTTTCCGTAGGATCCCACTCTATCAAACTCAATCCCTCCAGGTTTCCACGAATCTACTACATAGCCCGATTCTCGCGCAAGAACACTCAGTTCTACACGCTATGATCGAGAACAACAGAAGACAGAGCCACAAAACGATGAGTGTCTCCCAAGAAACCGGAGTTTCGACTGACATGAACACTGATATTTCATCGGATTTTGAATTCGGTAAGAGACGGTTTTACCCTCAAGAAGATCCTTCTTCCTCCACTGGACCGGTTGATCTTGAACCTTTCTGGAATTACTGA